A single region of the Pontibacter kalidii genome encodes:
- a CDS encoding 30S ribosomal protein THX, producing the protein MGKGDKKSRRGKITKGTFGKRRTKKGYNLKMKPINKESSSK; encoded by the coding sequence ATGGGAAAAGGCGATAAGAAATCCAGGAGGGGCAAGATTACGAAAGGCACTTTCGGTAAGAGACGCACCAAGAAAGGCTACAACCTGAAAATGAAGCCAATCAACAAAGAGTCCTCCTCAAAGTAG
- a CDS encoding cupin domain-containing protein, producing MAEASSSFQDFTDPGGQLARSRADVFGMPAETLRLKAGEVFRIPAREPRALKALRNFKMLLIK from the coding sequence ATGGCGGAGGCATCATCATCTTTTCAGGACTTTACCGATCCAGGCGGCCAGTTGGCCCGTAGCCGGGCGGACGTGTTTGGCATGCCAGCCGAGACACTGCGCCTGAAGGCCGGAGAAGTATTCCGCATACCTGCCCGCGAGCCACGCGCCCTGAAAGCGCTGAGGAACTTTAAGATGCTGCTGATTAAGTGA
- a CDS encoding group III truncated hemoglobin: protein MKKDITTEEDVKLLVNTFYNHVNEDELLSPVFNGFAQINWQHHLPIMYSFWSSLLFGSMAYKGQPFPKHLRLPIQQEHFMRWVVLFTQTIDELFEGPKAEEAKQKAKSISRIFQMRMGLLSILDQEV from the coding sequence ATGAAGAAAGACATCACAACCGAGGAAGATGTAAAGCTGTTGGTTAATACCTTTTACAACCATGTGAATGAGGATGAGTTGCTTTCACCAGTATTCAATGGCTTTGCCCAAATTAACTGGCAGCACCACCTGCCCATTATGTATAGTTTCTGGAGTTCGCTGCTGTTCGGAAGTATGGCCTACAAGGGCCAGCCATTTCCGAAGCACCTGCGCCTGCCTATTCAGCAAGAGCATTTCATGCGTTGGGTTGTGCTGTTTACCCAAACCATAGATGAGCTGTTTGAGGGACCGAAGGCAGAGGAGGCCAAACAAAAGGCAAAGAGCATTTCCCGTATTTTTCAGATGCGGATGGGCCTGCTAAGTATACTTGATCAGGAAGTATAG
- a CDS encoding RNA polymerase sigma factor: MNTTTQMSDSALVSLYIAGNEGAFEQLVNRHKNKVYTTILLIVKDSYTAEDLMQDAFIKAIHTMKGGRYNEEGKFSSWICRIAHNLAIDHFRKEKRSPVITLEDGSNVFNNMSFSEDSAESLQIKEDTHARLRELIQTLPQSQREVLMMRHYAEMSFQEIADATGVSINTALGRMRYALINLRKKMLKSNIAYDTNLYTE, from the coding sequence ATGAATACAACTACCCAGATGAGCGACTCTGCATTGGTATCGCTCTACATCGCAGGTAATGAAGGTGCGTTTGAACAGCTTGTAAACAGGCACAAAAACAAAGTCTACACAACCATTTTACTGATCGTAAAGGACTCGTACACAGCCGAGGACCTCATGCAGGATGCGTTTATAAAAGCCATCCACACCATGAAGGGCGGACGCTACAACGAGGAAGGTAAGTTCTCTTCGTGGATATGCCGTATTGCACATAACCTGGCAATCGACCATTTCCGTAAAGAGAAGAGAAGCCCGGTGATCACGCTGGAAGATGGCAGCAACGTGTTCAATAACATGTCATTCTCAGAGGACTCTGCCGAGTCGCTGCAGATAAAAGAGGACACGCATGCCCGCTTGCGCGAGCTTATCCAGACGCTGCCACAGTCGCAGCGGGAAGTGCTTATGATGCGCCACTACGCAGAGATGAGCTTCCAGGAGATAGCCGATGCTACCGGCGTGAGCATCAACACAGCCTTGGGTCGTATGCGCTATGCGCTGATCAACCTCAGGAAAAAGATGCTAAAAAGTAATATCGCGTATGATACAAACCTCTACACAGAATGA
- the nth gene encoding endonuclease III, which translates to MQKKERYRLLIEYFTQHFPEPETELAYTNPYELILAVVLSAQCTDKRVNMVTPALFEAYPTPEALAAATPEEVFPLIRSISYPNNKAKHLAGLGRMLVEQFSGEVPSTVEELVKLPGVGRKTANVIVSIIWNQPAMAVDTHVFRVSKRLGLVTTTAKTPLEVEKQLVVNIPNELISKAHHWLILHGRYICLARRPKCEECPLTHFCAFFQKNFPNIPDDPENKLGGV; encoded by the coding sequence ATGCAGAAAAAGGAACGCTACAGGCTCCTGATCGAGTACTTTACCCAACACTTTCCGGAGCCGGAAACCGAGCTGGCTTATACAAACCCTTATGAGCTGATACTGGCGGTGGTGCTGAGCGCCCAGTGCACCGATAAGCGCGTGAACATGGTAACGCCTGCCCTGTTTGAGGCCTACCCTACGCCGGAGGCACTGGCCGCGGCCACGCCTGAAGAGGTCTTCCCGCTGATCAGAAGTATATCTTACCCCAACAACAAGGCAAAGCATTTGGCCGGACTGGGCAGAATGCTGGTGGAGCAATTTAGCGGGGAGGTGCCCAGCACGGTGGAGGAGCTGGTGAAGTTGCCGGGAGTGGGCCGCAAGACCGCCAACGTGATCGTGTCCATTATCTGGAACCAGCCCGCCATGGCCGTGGACACCCACGTGTTCCGGGTAAGCAAGCGCCTGGGCCTGGTCACTACAACCGCCAAAACCCCGCTGGAGGTGGAAAAGCAGCTGGTGGTCAACATCCCGAACGAACTCATCTCTAAAGCGCACCACTGGCTTATCCTGCATGGCCGCTACATTTGCCTGGCCCGCCGCCCCAAGTGCGAGGAATGCCCCCTCACCCATTTCTGCGCCTTTTTTCAGAAGAATTTCCCCAACATCCCAGATGACCCGGAGAATAAGCTGGGCGGGGTGTAA
- a CDS encoding outer membrane beta-barrel protein: protein MKNFLPFTLLLMFALCPGASFSQSQKGEVKGVLTDAETNEALPYATVAVYTAHDTAMVTFRMSDEKGVFRVPGLPVGQGLRAVITMMSFQVYRKEFMLSAEQPALDLGEVKLEPSSELLNEVLIVAETPPVLVRNDTLEFNAASFKTLPTALVEDLLKKLPGVSVDAAGNISVNGKAVHKILVDGKEFFGSDPKIASRNLPADVIEKVQVMNDPEVVRRDPHLPESEIPQVVNLTFKKGIKKGMFGKVYGGFGTDNRYEGGGLINAFRDTTQVSLLGYSNNLNRPGFGMGDMRKIGGFDRSGLNSIMMSDRGYELNGVSFGGTGEGVEQSSGGGVNFNTVTKNGIKLNLQYFYGGINGEVNQLIDTRQSLARDTLTTRRSRDQRSRSHKHQIGGKLDWKIDSLTDFSFRPSIMLGQNTIKQEENANTYRNANRLVNESDNNQRSEEGTDSFSGTYSLNRLFSKKGRVFNLFGNYEYNTVLQDRYNLALNRFFEPHPETSQLNQLRDESRDNLGIRNNISFTEPLVENLSAVIRLNSQYFRDENAIGTYAYAPESNEYDRRVDDLSTSFDRKGWRNYVTTGIQWKKGKLTVQPGVEFASLNIESDFRERKPIDQDYFYVFPSLRVRWQDLNLSYSASLREPGAMDLQPVVDNTNPLFIRYGNPALVPTVTHSVNLNLYKYDLNRALNYNLHAYTSINQNDITRERTIEPNGVQVTRPVNTDGNWYASGSARISKDFKYELGRQFSLGASAGGSFRKTLIILNEVQSYGQMRNFWPSVNAGFNLHDKIEFSQSLRLNFSQSRYEQDAFENYNTVSRTSTTYLVLRVPKRVVWEAHFEHWHTSDAVPGLRDSYGRLTAAVTFLFLKDDRAQLKLSVYDLLDQNLSASRSIRENMVEDVQTTVLNRYGMVTFIYNIRNFGGKVGSTGRNTLFRF from the coding sequence ATGAAAAACTTCCTGCCTTTCACGCTGCTGCTCATGTTTGCTTTATGCCCGGGTGCCTCCTTCTCCCAAAGCCAGAAAGGCGAGGTAAAGGGCGTGCTCACCGATGCGGAAACAAACGAGGCGCTGCCTTATGCCACGGTGGCTGTTTACACGGCACACGACACAGCAATGGTCACGTTCCGGATGAGCGATGAGAAGGGTGTATTCAGGGTGCCTGGCTTGCCGGTGGGCCAAGGGCTCAGGGCAGTGATCACAATGATGAGCTTTCAAGTGTACCGTAAGGAGTTCATGCTTTCGGCGGAGCAGCCCGCGTTGGACCTGGGGGAGGTTAAGCTGGAGCCAAGTTCTGAGCTGCTGAATGAGGTGCTGATAGTGGCCGAAACACCGCCGGTGCTGGTCCGCAACGATACGCTGGAGTTCAACGCTGCCTCTTTTAAAACACTGCCCACTGCGCTGGTGGAGGACCTGCTGAAAAAGCTTCCGGGCGTATCGGTGGACGCGGCGGGCAACATCAGCGTGAACGGGAAGGCAGTGCACAAAATACTGGTGGACGGGAAAGAGTTCTTCGGCAGCGACCCCAAGATTGCCAGCCGCAACCTGCCAGCCGATGTCATTGAGAAGGTACAGGTGATGAACGACCCTGAGGTAGTGCGCCGCGACCCGCACCTGCCCGAGAGCGAAATTCCGCAGGTGGTTAACCTCACGTTTAAGAAGGGAATCAAAAAAGGTATGTTTGGCAAAGTATACGGCGGTTTCGGCACGGACAACCGGTACGAGGGTGGCGGGCTGATAAACGCTTTCCGCGACACCACGCAGGTGAGCCTGTTGGGCTACTCGAATAACCTGAACCGCCCGGGCTTTGGCATGGGCGACATGAGGAAGATAGGCGGGTTTGACCGGAGCGGGTTGAACAGCATTATGATGAGCGATAGGGGCTACGAGTTAAACGGGGTCTCCTTTGGCGGAACGGGCGAAGGGGTAGAGCAGTCATCAGGGGGCGGGGTAAACTTTAACACGGTCACCAAAAACGGCATCAAACTGAACCTGCAGTACTTTTACGGCGGCATAAACGGAGAGGTAAACCAGCTTATAGACACCAGGCAGTCCCTGGCGCGGGATACCCTGACCACACGCCGCAGCCGGGACCAGCGCAGCAGGAGCCATAAGCACCAGATAGGCGGCAAACTGGACTGGAAGATCGATTCCCTCACGGATTTCTCCTTTAGGCCGAGTATAATGCTTGGGCAAAATACCATAAAGCAGGAGGAAAATGCGAATACCTACCGCAACGCCAATCGGTTGGTGAATGAGAGCGATAACAACCAGCGCTCAGAGGAAGGTACAGACAGCTTTTCGGGCACATATTCCTTAAACCGGCTCTTTTCCAAGAAAGGGAGAGTATTTAATCTGTTCGGCAACTATGAGTATAACACTGTGCTGCAGGACAGGTATAACCTGGCGCTCAACCGTTTTTTCGAGCCACACCCTGAGACCTCGCAGTTGAACCAGCTTCGCGATGAAAGCCGGGACAATCTTGGCATCCGGAACAACATTTCTTTTACCGAGCCACTTGTAGAGAACTTAAGTGCGGTTATCAGGCTGAACTCGCAGTACTTTAGGGATGAAAATGCCATTGGGACCTACGCCTATGCCCCGGAAAGCAACGAGTATGATCGCCGGGTAGATGACCTCTCCACTTCCTTCGACCGCAAAGGCTGGCGAAACTATGTGACGACGGGTATCCAGTGGAAGAAAGGCAAACTGACCGTACAGCCGGGAGTGGAGTTCGCGTCGCTCAACATCGAGTCTGATTTCCGGGAGCGGAAGCCCATTGATCAGGACTACTTCTATGTGTTCCCCTCGCTGCGGGTGCGCTGGCAAGACCTCAACCTGAGCTACAGTGCCTCTTTACGGGAGCCTGGTGCCATGGATCTGCAGCCTGTGGTGGATAACACCAATCCGCTGTTTATCCGGTACGGAAATCCGGCCCTGGTACCTACTGTCACCCACAGCGTTAACCTGAACTTGTACAAGTATGATTTAAACAGGGCGCTCAACTATAATCTTCATGCTTATACAAGTATAAACCAGAACGATATCACCAGGGAGCGAACGATAGAGCCTAACGGGGTGCAGGTTACCCGGCCGGTGAATACCGATGGGAACTGGTATGCGAGCGGATCGGCACGGATTTCAAAGGATTTCAAGTATGAGTTGGGCAGGCAGTTTTCGCTGGGGGCCTCGGCCGGGGGAAGCTTTCGCAAAACGCTGATCATCCTGAACGAAGTGCAGAGCTACGGGCAGATGCGAAACTTCTGGCCCTCGGTCAATGCAGGGTTCAACCTGCACGACAAGATCGAGTTTAGCCAGTCCCTGCGGCTGAACTTCAGCCAAAGCCGCTACGAGCAGGATGCGTTTGAAAACTACAACACCGTGAGCAGGACCTCCACAACATACCTTGTGCTCCGGGTGCCGAAGCGTGTGGTATGGGAGGCACACTTTGAGCACTGGCATACCTCCGATGCCGTACCGGGGCTGCGGGATAGCTACGGGCGGCTTACTGCCGCTGTAACCTTCCTGTTCCTGAAAGACGACCGGGCACAACTGAAGCTATCTGTATACGATTTGCTGGACCAGAACCTCAGCGCCAGCCGCAGCATCCGGGAAAACATGGTGGAAGATGTGCAGACAACGGTGCTGAACCGTTACGGCATGGTCACCTTTATCTATAACATCCGCAACTTCGGCGGCAAGGTGGGCAGCACAGGCAGAAACACACTGTTCCGGTTTTAG
- a CDS encoding glycosyltransferase family 4 protein has product MHIALLNQHHHNPDCPATCRHFSFMEDLVQRHRVSLVTSDGWRKVRITQCYNWVPEGVELHECIAPYSNKMGVRKRLKSFAGFAGSAFKRTMQLQKPDVLWAVSTPLSTPWVAAQAAKLRGVPWVFEVQDLWPSFPIQMGAVQNSWLQQRLYNMERRLYESASHIITLSPDMTDYVASLGIPREKITTNYNGTDFCMVDAVQEQEVEALRQKYNLQGKQVVLYAGTYGRANSMPTLMQAIRSMAADRSITFVFTGNGYYEPQLQELAQQVPNLLLLPPQPRADVFKLFKLAAISLVPFNDLPVLASNSPAKFYDSLACGTPAIVTNPGWTEAFVAKYNCGWYAPAEQPEALAQTIRQVLAQPQQLQAASANGAAIARQLFDRRQLMRQVEEVLLNVVKSSAR; this is encoded by the coding sequence ATGCACATTGCCCTCCTAAACCAGCACCACCACAACCCGGACTGCCCTGCCACGTGCCGTCATTTCTCCTTTATGGAGGATTTGGTGCAACGGCATAGGGTGAGCCTGGTGACGAGCGATGGCTGGCGGAAAGTCCGCATCACGCAGTGTTATAACTGGGTGCCGGAGGGGGTGGAGCTGCACGAATGCATTGCCCCGTACTCCAACAAGATGGGGGTGCGCAAGCGCCTTAAATCTTTTGCTGGTTTTGCCGGAAGTGCGTTTAAACGCACCATGCAACTGCAGAAGCCGGATGTGCTGTGGGCCGTATCTACGCCGCTAAGCACACCGTGGGTGGCGGCGCAGGCGGCAAAGCTAAGGGGGGTGCCGTGGGTGTTTGAGGTACAGGACCTGTGGCCGAGCTTCCCGATACAGATGGGGGCTGTGCAGAACAGTTGGCTGCAGCAGCGCCTCTACAACATGGAGCGCCGCCTCTACGAGAGCGCCAGCCATATCATTACCCTCTCTCCCGATATGACCGATTACGTGGCCAGCCTCGGCATTCCGCGGGAGAAGATCACGACCAACTATAACGGCACTGATTTCTGCATGGTAGATGCCGTGCAGGAGCAGGAGGTGGAAGCACTGCGCCAGAAGTATAACCTGCAGGGCAAGCAGGTGGTGTTGTACGCCGGCACTTACGGCCGCGCCAACAGTATGCCCACGCTCATGCAGGCCATTCGAAGTATGGCCGCCGACCGAAGTATAACCTTCGTGTTTACCGGAAACGGCTATTACGAACCACAGCTGCAGGAACTGGCGCAGCAGGTGCCCAATCTGCTTTTGCTGCCGCCGCAGCCACGCGCCGATGTATTTAAGCTGTTCAAATTGGCTGCTATCTCCCTGGTGCCTTTTAATGATCTGCCGGTGCTGGCCAGTAATTCGCCAGCCAAGTTCTACGACAGCCTCGCCTGCGGCACCCCTGCCATTGTCACTAACCCCGGCTGGACGGAAGCCTTCGTAGCGAAGTATAACTGTGGCTGGTATGCGCCTGCCGAGCAGCCGGAGGCGCTGGCCCAAACCATCCGACAGGTGCTGGCGCAGCCACAGCAACTGCAGGCAGCGTCTGCCAACGGCGCGGCCATCGCCCGCCAGCTCTTCGACCGCAGGCAATTGATGCGGCAGGTAGAGGAGGTGCTGTTAAACGTGGTAAAGTCATCTGCTCGCTAA
- the gldB gene encoding gliding motility lipoprotein GldB: MYYRLLILALLVFAFGCGEKGCELPKEIARIPMEVQIERLEKPFFAAETKADIAAFIQANPYFAEQYLQQSEYPTDSAFINPLYGLATNPALDSLARQAMQTFGDMQEQEKQLADAFRVIKYNYPGFKEPQVKTFVTGLGTLGNDLYVADSLIVFGLDYFIGPEAKYRPQAYEYILRRYEPQKMVPAAMLLLSNRYNRTNFADRNLLAEMIGMGKAYYFVKSVLPCMPDSLIISYSEQEMADVHHNEGRIWAHFVEKELLFDKTPFTVNKYIGERPNTPEIDATAPGRIGAWVGWQIVRKYMERNPEVSLPELMAETDYRKIFEESKYKPEKKR, from the coding sequence ATGTATTACAGATTACTTATACTTGCCCTACTTGTATTCGCTTTTGGTTGCGGCGAGAAAGGTTGTGAGTTGCCGAAGGAGATCGCCCGCATACCGATGGAGGTGCAGATAGAAAGGCTGGAGAAACCTTTCTTTGCGGCGGAGACCAAAGCCGACATTGCCGCCTTCATCCAGGCTAACCCATACTTTGCGGAGCAGTACCTGCAGCAGAGCGAATACCCTACGGACTCAGCCTTCATTAACCCGCTCTACGGCCTGGCCACAAACCCTGCCCTTGACTCGCTGGCGCGACAGGCCATGCAAACCTTCGGCGATATGCAGGAGCAGGAAAAACAACTGGCAGATGCCTTCCGGGTGATAAAGTATAACTACCCCGGGTTTAAGGAGCCGCAGGTAAAAACCTTCGTGACCGGCCTTGGCACCTTGGGCAATGACCTGTATGTGGCGGATAGCCTGATCGTATTTGGCCTTGATTACTTTATCGGGCCGGAGGCAAAGTACCGTCCGCAGGCTTACGAGTATATCCTGAGGCGCTACGAGCCACAGAAAATGGTGCCGGCTGCCATGCTGCTGCTCTCCAACCGCTATAACAGAACAAACTTTGCAGACCGAAATCTGCTAGCCGAGATGATCGGCATGGGCAAGGCCTACTATTTTGTGAAGTCGGTGCTGCCCTGCATGCCCGATTCGCTGATTATCTCCTACTCCGAGCAGGAGATGGCAGATGTGCATCATAACGAGGGGCGCATTTGGGCGCATTTTGTGGAGAAGGAGCTGTTGTTTGATAAGACGCCGTTTACCGTGAACAAGTATATTGGAGAGCGTCCGAACACGCCTGAGATAGACGCCACTGCCCCTGGCCGCATCGGTGCCTGGGTGGGGTGGCAGATCGTGCGCAAGTATATGGAGCGCAACCCTGAAGTAAGCCTGCCAGAATTAATGGCCGAAACCGATTATCGCAAGATCTTCGAGGAGTCAAAGTATAAACCGGAGAAGAAGCGGTAG
- a CDS encoding porin family protein — MKKFTLLMLFMCAGFTAMAQVEIGLQLSPTISGNRFVAEDRYNFEKESNNLRLGVGVVVDYFFAQNYAFSTGLMYRSKGAEITYNYIRENGDGSTEQMSGKDDIAVQYVQLPLTLKLFTNEVAPGTILYFQVGGALNTKVAAQVNNKKVINSEKVIKRFNIFEADAILGGGVEFQMGESTKVFGGLTYHRGLTDIDDFYEKKFGDKNIAVKNNGVSLDFGLKF, encoded by the coding sequence ATGAAGAAATTTACACTCTTAATGCTGTTTATGTGCGCCGGGTTCACAGCAATGGCCCAGGTTGAAATTGGCCTGCAACTCTCCCCGACGATCTCGGGCAACCGCTTTGTAGCTGAGGACAGGTATAACTTTGAGAAGGAGAGCAACAACCTGCGCCTGGGTGTGGGTGTGGTGGTAGACTACTTCTTTGCCCAGAATTACGCCTTCAGCACCGGCCTGATGTACCGCAGCAAAGGCGCTGAAATTACCTATAACTATATCCGTGAAAATGGAGATGGTTCAACCGAGCAAATGAGCGGTAAAGATGACATTGCAGTGCAATACGTTCAACTCCCCCTAACGCTCAAGCTCTTTACCAACGAGGTGGCCCCGGGCACTATCTTATACTTCCAGGTAGGCGGTGCGCTTAACACGAAGGTGGCGGCTCAGGTAAACAACAAGAAAGTGATCAACAGCGAGAAGGTGATCAAGCGCTTCAATATTTTTGAGGCCGATGCCATACTTGGCGGCGGCGTGGAGTTCCAGATGGGCGAGAGCACCAAGGTTTTCGGCGGCCTTACCTATCACCGTGGCCTTACCGACATCGACGACTTCTACGAGAAGAAGTTCGGCGACAAGAACATCGCCGTCAAGAACAATGGCGTATCGCTGGACTTCGGCCTGAAGTTCTAG
- a CDS encoding Rne/Rng family ribonuclease produces MSNELIINSTQDGDRIALLQDKRLVEYHFESKDTDYIVGDIFLGTVKKVMPGLNAAFIDIGYQKDAFLHYHDLGANIKTLNRYVKAAQTQKNATPKLNQAKFEPEIDKLGKIADVLKKGQQLLVQIVKEPISTKGPRLSCELSLAGRYLVLVPFSNTVSVSKKIVSKEERTRLKRLITSIKPENFGVIIRTVAEGRDVAELDRDLRNMLANWEEGFKTLRIAKPNDKIIGELNRSSSILRDLLNESFDNIVVDNTQLYDEIKAYVHSIAPERIKILKHYTGKTKTFEHFHIEKQLKAAFGKTVTIPGGGYLVIEHTEALHVIDVNSGNKSNTETDQEATALHVNMMAAKEVARQLRLRDIGGIIVVDFIDMKSPENRQKVYEVVREEMKRDRSKSTILPISKFGLMQITRQRVRPEQNIVTGEVCPTCGGTGKTSASILVTDEIDAAVDDLLTSHNHRSLEVYLHPFVHAYYTKGLLSRQVKWFFKYFRWVSLVKDTSLGIMEFKVMDSRGEEIELRSAFSDMNGVQDKEEE; encoded by the coding sequence TTGAGCAACGAGCTGATTATCAATTCTACTCAGGATGGGGATCGCATTGCGCTTTTACAGGACAAACGTTTAGTTGAGTATCACTTCGAGTCGAAAGACACGGACTACATAGTAGGTGATATTTTCCTGGGGACTGTAAAAAAGGTAATGCCTGGACTGAACGCCGCCTTTATAGATATTGGTTACCAGAAGGATGCATTCTTGCATTACCACGACCTGGGGGCCAACATCAAAACGCTGAACAGGTACGTAAAAGCGGCGCAAACACAGAAGAACGCAACACCCAAGCTAAACCAGGCGAAGTTTGAGCCTGAGATAGACAAGCTCGGCAAAATAGCTGATGTGCTCAAGAAAGGGCAGCAGCTGCTGGTGCAGATCGTAAAAGAGCCTATCTCAACCAAAGGCCCACGCTTATCCTGTGAGCTCTCTCTTGCCGGGCGATACCTGGTGCTCGTACCGTTTTCAAACACGGTAAGCGTATCCAAGAAGATCGTTAGCAAAGAGGAGCGGACCCGTCTGAAACGCCTGATCACAAGTATAAAGCCGGAGAACTTCGGCGTGATTATCCGGACAGTGGCGGAAGGCCGCGATGTGGCAGAGCTCGACAGAGACCTGCGCAACATGCTAGCAAATTGGGAAGAGGGCTTTAAAACCCTCAGAATAGCAAAGCCAAATGATAAGATCATTGGCGAGCTCAATCGTTCTTCCTCCATCTTGAGGGATTTATTAAACGAGAGCTTTGACAACATAGTGGTTGACAATACGCAACTCTATGACGAGATCAAGGCATACGTGCACAGCATAGCGCCCGAAAGGATCAAGATCCTGAAGCACTATACTGGAAAAACCAAGACCTTTGAACACTTCCACATCGAGAAGCAGCTAAAGGCAGCATTCGGTAAAACAGTGACCATACCAGGCGGCGGATACCTGGTGATAGAGCACACCGAGGCGCTGCATGTGATTGATGTGAACAGTGGGAACAAATCCAATACCGAAACCGATCAGGAGGCAACCGCACTGCACGTCAACATGATGGCCGCCAAAGAAGTGGCCCGTCAGCTGCGCCTTCGGGATATAGGTGGTATCATTGTCGTGGACTTCATTGACATGAAGTCTCCGGAAAACCGCCAGAAAGTATACGAGGTGGTGAGGGAGGAAATGAAACGGGACCGTTCCAAGTCCACCATTCTTCCTATCTCGAAATTCGGCCTGATGCAGATCACCAGACAACGCGTAAGGCCCGAGCAAAATATTGTAACCGGCGAAGTTTGCCCTACCTGCGGCGGCACCGGTAAAACATCTGCCAGTATACTGGTAACAGACGAAATTGACGCAGCGGTAGACGACCTGCTGACAAGCCACAACCACAGGAGCCTGGAAGTATACTTACACCCGTTCGTGCACGCCTACTATACCAAGGGGCTGCTATCGAGGCAGGTGAAGTGGTTCTTCAAGTACTTCAGGTGGGTGAGCCTGGTAAAAGACACTTCCCTTGGCATCATGGAATTTAAAGTGATGGACAGCAGAGGGGAGGAAATAGAATTGCGATCCGCCTTCAGCGACATGAATGGCGTGCAGGATAAAGAAGAGGAGTAA
- a CDS encoding tetratricopeptide repeat protein has translation MKRSQILIVVVAIVLVVGLFFLPKIVVNNEDQDSVAGTENSAGLPEGHSEDDGHDHGSAEAGAVENVHRTATPEQMMALTTARAKYNKATDEQTRSRVAVELGEAYANAAKYDSAGYYYEVAAKTRGGEKSFRRAGDAYYEAFTFAATQERAGELGAKARSMYEQVLKNNPSDHDAKTNVAMTYIATSNPMQGITMLREVLASAPNNQKALFNLGILSIQSNQYDKAVGHFRKLVSVNPQHVEGTFYLAVALAETEQNEEAKALFNKVKSMSNDPALNTSVDEYLARLQ, from the coding sequence ATGAAACGATCACAAATATTGATAGTTGTAGTAGCCATCGTGTTGGTGGTGGGTTTGTTCTTTTTGCCTAAAATTGTTGTTAACAACGAAGATCAGGACAGTGTAGCCGGAACTGAAAACAGCGCCGGTTTGCCTGAGGGCCACTCCGAAGACGATGGCCACGACCATGGGTCAGCAGAGGCAGGGGCAGTGGAAAACGTGCATAGAACGGCCACGCCAGAGCAAATGATGGCGCTTACAACCGCCCGCGCCAAGTATAACAAGGCCACCGACGAGCAGACGCGCAGCCGGGTGGCGGTGGAGCTTGGCGAGGCCTATGCCAACGCTGCCAAGTATGACAGCGCCGGATACTACTACGAAGTGGCCGCAAAGACCCGTGGTGGCGAGAAAAGCTTTAGAAGAGCCGGAGATGCCTACTATGAGGCCTTTACGTTTGCCGCTACGCAGGAGCGTGCCGGAGAACTGGGCGCGAAAGCACGCAGCATGTATGAGCAGGTGCTGAAGAACAACCCTTCTGACCACGACGCCAAAACCAACGTAGCCATGACCTACATCGCGACCTCAAATCCGATGCAGGGCATTACTATGCTGCGCGAGGTGCTGGCATCGGCCCCAAACAACCAGAAGGCGCTGTTTAACCTTGGTATCCTGTCCATTCAGTCTAACCAGTACGATAAGGCCGTTGGCCATTTCCGGAAGCTGGTGTCGGTGAACCCGCAGCACGTAGAAGGAACCTTCTACCTGGCGGTGGCGTTGGCTGAGACGGAGCAGAACGAGGAGGCGAAGGCTTTATTCAACAAGGTGAAGAGCATGAGCAATGACCCTGCCCTGAACACATCGGTAGATGAGTACCTGGCAAGACTGCAGTAA
- a CDS encoding HU family DNA-binding protein, with protein sequence MTKAEVISEIADKTGIDKADVQSTIEAFFKVVKDSMADGNNIYVRGFGSFVNKKRAKKVARNISKNTSIIIDEHFIPSFKPSKTFIQKIKNSKKIQELTHS encoded by the coding sequence GTGACTAAAGCAGAAGTAATATCAGAGATTGCTGATAAGACAGGGATTGATAAAGCAGATGTACAGTCTACAATCGAGGCTTTCTTCAAAGTGGTGAAGGACTCTATGGCTGATGGAAACAACATCTACGTGAGAGGTTTTGGTAGCTTTGTGAATAAGAAGCGTGCGAAGAAAGTAGCTCGTAACATTTCTAAAAACACATCTATCATCATCGACGAACACTTTATCCCAAGCTTCAAGCCATCCAAGACCTTCATCCAGAAGATCAAGAACAGCAAAAAGATTCAGGAGCTTACGCATTCTTAA